The following coding sequences are from one Sphingobium sp. RAC03 window:
- a CDS encoding fumarylacetoacetate hydrolase family protein, translating into MKFCRFGPRGQEKPGIVDTDGNIRDLSGVVDDLTIETLATASAADVASLPIVDGTPRYGVPVKGVGKIVAIGLNYEDHAIESNLPIPTEPMMFMKALSSLNGPNDEVMLPKGATHGDWEVELGVIIGQTCRFVSEEEALSKVAGYTLVNDVSERFNQKQRGTQWSKGKGHDTFCPTGPWLVTPDEVGDCQDLDMYLNVNGDRMQTGNTRTMIFTVAQLIAYVSEYITLYPGDLMITGTPPGVGEGKKPTAIYLKAGDVMELGIAKLGTQTQNVVEWRHLGGEVLG; encoded by the coding sequence ATGAAATTCTGCCGTTTTGGCCCGCGTGGCCAGGAAAAGCCCGGTATCGTCGATACCGATGGCAATATCCGCGACTTGTCGGGCGTGGTTGACGACCTGACCATTGAAACGCTGGCCACTGCCAGTGCCGCCGATGTCGCGTCGCTGCCGATTGTGGACGGGACGCCGCGCTATGGCGTGCCGGTAAAGGGCGTGGGGAAAATCGTCGCGATTGGCCTCAATTATGAGGATCATGCGATCGAATCCAACCTGCCCATCCCGACTGAACCGATGATGTTCATGAAGGCGCTGTCGTCGCTCAATGGTCCCAATGACGAAGTGATGCTGCCCAAAGGCGCGACCCATGGCGACTGGGAAGTCGAACTGGGCGTCATCATCGGGCAAACCTGCCGCTTCGTGAGCGAAGAAGAAGCACTGTCAAAGGTTGCGGGCTACACCCTCGTCAACGACGTGTCGGAACGCTTCAACCAGAAGCAGCGCGGCACTCAGTGGAGCAAGGGCAAGGGGCATGACACTTTCTGCCCAACCGGCCCTTGGCTGGTGACGCCCGACGAAGTGGGCGACTGCCAGGATCTCGACATGTATCTCAACGTCAATGGCGACCGGATGCAGACCGGCAACACCCGCACAATGATCTTCACCGTCGCGCAGCTCATCGCCTATGTCAGCGAATATATCACGCTCTATCCCGGCGACCTGATGATCACCGGCACACCGCCCGGTGTTGGCGAAGGTAAGAAGCCGACTGCCATCTACCTCAAGGCCGGTGACGTGATGGAACTGGGCATCGCCAAGCTGGGCACCCAGACGCAGAATGTCGTCGAATGGCGGCATCTGGGCGGCGAGGTGCTCGGATGA
- a CDS encoding IclR family transcriptional regulator, translated as MRQKTSNPESGEREEKSKAAGSQTLQRGLDLLDQVIDGPVKLADLSERMGLTRSTTHRLANAMVERGFLTFLPREGYQLGPKLLQLGFLAQAQADVVQIARPHLEALAAASEDTVHLGRLDGDQALYLDKIAGRRRVEISSRIGDRHPLTSTGLGKALLLDDSEAVWTRLFDAEREDGTHDADAALWLDRMRAYVAQGRTFDLEENEDQIRCVAAPVRDASGAIVAAISLSSAAQYMDDERMQALSADVRAAAHAISADLGWTPGVKPPNRPARR; from the coding sequence ATGAGACAGAAAACGTCAAATCCAGAATCGGGTGAACGAGAGGAAAAGTCGAAAGCCGCCGGGTCGCAGACCTTGCAGCGTGGGCTGGACCTGCTCGACCAGGTGATCGACGGGCCGGTAAAGCTCGCCGACCTGTCCGAACGCATGGGTCTCACCCGATCGACCACGCACCGCCTCGCCAATGCGATGGTGGAACGGGGATTCCTCACCTTCCTGCCGCGCGAAGGCTATCAGTTGGGGCCGAAACTGCTGCAGCTCGGTTTCCTGGCGCAAGCGCAGGCCGATGTGGTGCAGATCGCCCGCCCGCATCTCGAAGCGCTGGCCGCCGCGAGCGAAGATACGGTGCATCTGGGTCGACTCGATGGCGATCAGGCGCTTTATCTCGACAAGATAGCCGGGCGTCGCCGCGTCGAAATATCCAGCCGCATCGGCGATCGGCATCCCTTGACCTCGACCGGGCTTGGCAAGGCGTTGCTGCTGGACGACAGCGAAGCGGTCTGGACCCGGCTGTTCGACGCCGAGCGCGAAGATGGCACCCATGATGCCGATGCGGCCCTCTGGTTAGACCGGATGCGCGCTTATGTCGCGCAGGGGCGCACCTTCGATCTTGAAGAAAATGAGGACCAGATACGCTGCGTCGCAGCCCCCGTGCGTGATGCATCGGGCGCGATCGTCGCCGCCATCAGCCTGTCGAGCGCGGCCCAATATATGGACGACGAGCGGATGCAGGCGCTGAGCGCCGATGTCCGCGCGGCGGCCCACGCCATCAGCGCCGATCTGGGCTGGACCCCCGGCGTCAAACCACCCAACCGCCCTGCACGGCGGTAA
- a CDS encoding SDR family NAD(P)-dependent oxidoreductase, with translation MKLLEGKTVLVTGASTGIGRAAAIGAAQHGADVAINYANSDGPAASCVAEIEALGQRAIAVKGDVADPQTAQDFVAKAVDAFGKVDVMVSNAGICPFHAFLDMPVDVVERTFKVNLHGAYFMVQAAAQQMVKQGHGGSIVAVSSISALVGGEYQTHYTPTKAGVHSLMQSTAIALGKHGIRCNSVLPGTILTEINKDDLADVEKRTYMEQRTPLGRLGAPEDLAGPIVFLASDMAAYVTGAALLVDGGMYVNLQ, from the coding sequence ATGAAACTGCTTGAAGGCAAGACCGTCCTCGTCACCGGTGCATCGACCGGCATCGGCCGCGCCGCCGCCATTGGTGCCGCGCAACATGGTGCCGATGTCGCGATCAACTATGCCAATAGCGATGGGCCCGCCGCGAGTTGTGTCGCTGAGATTGAGGCACTGGGCCAGCGTGCCATCGCGGTGAAGGGCGACGTTGCTGATCCGCAGACCGCACAGGATTTCGTGGCAAAAGCGGTTGACGCCTTCGGCAAGGTCGATGTGATGGTCAGCAATGCGGGCATCTGCCCCTTCCATGCCTTTCTCGACATGCCAGTGGACGTGGTCGAGCGCACCTTCAAGGTGAACCTGCACGGCGCCTATTTCATGGTGCAGGCTGCCGCGCAGCAGATGGTGAAACAGGGTCATGGCGGTTCGATCGTCGCCGTCTCCTCCATCTCCGCGCTGGTCGGCGGCGAATATCAGACCCATTATACCCCCACCAAGGCGGGCGTTCATTCACTGATGCAGTCCACCGCCATTGCGCTCGGCAAACATGGCATCCGTTGCAACAGCGTGCTGCCCGGCACCATCCTGACCGAGATCAACAAGGATGACCTCGCCGACGTCGAAAAGCGGACCTATATGGAGCAGCGCACGCCGCTGGGTCGCTTGGGCGCGCCGGAGGATCTGGCCGGGCCGATCGTGTTTCTGGCGTCCGACATGGCCGCCTATGTCACCGGCGCGGCGCTGCTGGTGGATGGCGGCATGTATGTGAATTTGCAGTAA
- a CDS encoding amidohydrolase family protein: MIPFVDAHIHLWDLAHIRYDWLSPPFAEDGPNGSVEPIAHDYGVANYRADLARWNVVGAVHVDAGAAADSALRETQWLDGLAAIEGLPTGIVAFAALNDPHVDALLSAQAAHDRVKGIRHIVNWHPDPRRSYTPNDLTIDPQWQAGYGLLAKHDLSFDLQCYPGQMPGLVPLIERHPDIPVIINHLGMPVMTDADGVGDWRWGMQALAALPHVSVKLSGMGFIRRDWSRETIAPFVRETIDLFGVDRCMFASDTPTDKLFGPIDRYVEAYHAIVADLPEADRRALFGGNANRLYRLGLDI, from the coding sequence ATGATCCCCTTTGTCGATGCGCACATCCATTTATGGGATCTGGCGCATATCCGCTACGACTGGCTCAGCCCGCCTTTTGCCGAGGATGGGCCGAACGGCAGCGTCGAACCGATCGCGCATGATTATGGCGTCGCGAATTATCGCGCAGACCTCGCACGCTGGAATGTCGTTGGCGCCGTGCATGTCGATGCGGGTGCGGCGGCGGACAGCGCTCTGCGGGAAACCCAATGGCTAGATGGCCTTGCTGCGATCGAGGGGCTGCCTACGGGCATCGTCGCGTTCGCCGCGCTCAACGACCCGCACGTCGATGCGCTATTGTCCGCGCAAGCCGCGCATGATCGCGTCAAGGGCATCCGCCATATTGTCAACTGGCACCCCGACCCTCGGCGCAGTTACACGCCCAACGACCTGACCATCGATCCGCAATGGCAGGCGGGCTATGGCCTGCTGGCAAAGCACGACCTGTCCTTCGACCTGCAATGCTATCCGGGGCAGATGCCAGGACTTGTCCCGCTGATCGAGCGCCACCCCGACATCCCCGTCATCATCAATCATCTCGGTATGCCGGTGATGACCGACGCGGACGGTGTCGGCGATTGGCGGTGGGGCATGCAGGCGCTCGCAGCGCTACCCCATGTCTCCGTCAAGCTGTCGGGCATGGGCTTCATCCGTCGCGACTGGAGCCGCGAGACGATCGCGCCCTTTGTCCGCGAAACGATCGACCTGTTCGGTGTCGATCGTTGCATGTTCGCCAGCGACACGCCGACCGACAAGCTGTTTGGCCCAATCGACCGCTATGTGGAGGCCTATCACGCCATCGTCGCGGATTTGCCCGAAGCCGACCGCCGCGCCCTGTTCGGCGGCAACGCCAATCGCCTCTATCGCCTGGGACTTGATATATGA
- a CDS encoding glycoside hydrolase family 43 protein — MRGLLALLLLVFAAPLAAQAPLLTSHLRIHDPWVVADTDSQTYWLFSRNDPAVTGDKRLGIMAYVSRDLAHWEKPRVVFTLPDGTWANDGAWAPEVHRWKGRWHLLATFHNEAAAIQAKAKRPAYRRTTLLAVSDRLDGPYTLMHGGDPIAPADAMTLDGTLHIDAAGKPWLVYAHEWMQVGTGTIDAMPLKDDLSAAGLPRLLFRADEADWVVGQKQPEGDIVHVTDGPELFRTAKGTLLMLWSSYGRDGYVQALARSTSGTVTGPWEQLGPLVERDSGHGMLFRAFDGRLMMVVHRPFKRALAKFYEMRDTGDRVAVVREAVELDGEAYPTHGCPMGAQDAGC; from the coding sequence ATGCGAGGCTTGCTCGCCCTGTTGCTGTTGGTGTTCGCTGCTCCCTTGGCGGCACAAGCGCCGCTGCTGACATCGCATCTGCGTATCCATGATCCATGGGTGGTCGCGGATACCGACAGCCAGACTTATTGGCTGTTCAGCCGCAACGATCCCGCCGTCACCGGCGACAAACGGCTGGGTATCATGGCTTATGTCAGCCGCGATCTTGCCCATTGGGAAAAGCCGCGCGTCGTCTTCACCCTGCCGGACGGGACATGGGCGAATGACGGGGCCTGGGCACCCGAAGTCCATCGGTGGAAGGGGCGCTGGCATCTGCTGGCGACATTCCATAACGAAGCTGCCGCCATCCAGGCAAAGGCCAAGCGTCCGGCCTATCGGCGCACCACCTTGCTCGCGGTATCCGACCGGCTCGATGGTCCCTACACGCTGATGCACGGCGGCGATCCGATCGCCCCGGCCGATGCCATGACGCTCGATGGTACGCTGCATATTGATGCAGCGGGCAAGCCCTGGCTCGTCTATGCCCATGAATGGATGCAGGTCGGCACCGGCACGATCGATGCGATGCCGCTCAAGGATGACCTGTCGGCAGCCGGGCTGCCGCGCTTGCTATTCCGCGCCGATGAGGCTGACTGGGTAGTCGGACAGAAGCAGCCGGAAGGCGACATCGTCCATGTCACCGACGGCCCCGAACTGTTCCGCACAGCGAAGGGTACGCTGCTGATGCTCTGGTCGAGCTATGGCAGGGATGGCTATGTCCAGGCGCTGGCCCGCTCGACATCCGGCACGGTAACTGGCCCATGGGAGCAATTAGGGCCATTGGTCGAGCGCGACAGCGGGCATGGCATGCTCTTCCGCGCATTCGATGGGCGGCTGATGATGGTCGTGCATCGCCCCTTCAAGCGCGCCTTGGCCAAATTTTACGAAATGCGCGACACTGGCGATCGCGTGGCGGTAGTGCGCGAGGCGGTGGAACTGGATGGGGAAGCCTATCCCACCCATGGTTGCCCGATGGGAGCGCAAGATGCTGGGTGCTGA
- a CDS encoding rhamnogalacturonan acetylesterase, whose translation MVQIVLLGVILTAPANATRPGNTILIAGDSTAADYAPVRYPQTGWGTMLRCAVAPNVRILNHAMGGRSTRSFLAEGRWDRLRADILPGDTVLIQFGHNDATRAKPERWAPAQTDYRDNLLRFIRDVRIAGGVPVLVTPVARRNFGPDGRAVADFAAWSGVMRDLAIKTGTPLIDLEARSRAWLDRAGPKGSKALYLHYSAQDNVAAFPKGISDNTHFSELGARQVADLVAEGLKSLALPISATIAAPRPALTRTTPLGRTDCQ comes from the coding sequence ATGGTGCAGATTGTCCTGTTGGGCGTCATCCTCACCGCCCCCGCAAACGCCACCCGTCCTGGCAACACCATCCTGATCGCGGGGGATTCCACCGCGGCCGACTATGCGCCGGTGCGGTATCCGCAAACGGGATGGGGGACGATGCTACGCTGCGCCGTGGCCCCAAATGTCCGCATTCTCAACCATGCCATGGGCGGCCGCTCGACCCGCAGCTTTCTGGCGGAGGGGCGCTGGGACCGGCTGCGTGCCGATATCCTGCCCGGCGACACAGTGCTGATCCAGTTCGGCCATAATGACGCGACGCGGGCGAAGCCGGAGCGCTGGGCACCGGCGCAGACCGACTATCGTGACAATCTGTTGCGCTTCATACGCGACGTGCGGATCGCGGGGGGCGTGCCCGTCCTCGTCACCCCCGTTGCGCGACGCAATTTCGGGCCGGACGGCCGCGCCGTCGCCGATTTTGCCGCATGGTCGGGCGTGATGCGCGACCTGGCGATCAAGACGGGCACGCCGTTGATCGACTTGGAGGCCCGCTCACGGGCATGGCTCGATCGCGCCGGGCCGAAGGGGTCGAAAGCGCTCTATCTCCATTATAGCGCCCAGGACAATGTGGCCGCTTTCCCTAAGGGCATCAGCGACAATACGCATTTCAGCGAATTGGGCGCGCGGCAGGTGGCCGATCTGGTTGCCGAGGGTCTGAAATCGCTCGCGCTGCCCATTTCCGCGACGATAGCGGCGCCGCGCCCGGCTCTCACTCGCACCACCCCGCTTGGAAGGACGGATTGCCAATGA
- the rhmD gene encoding L-rhamnonate dehydratase has translation MTLPKIKHVRAFTVRGGGADYHDQGKGHWIDDHIATPMSRYPEYRQSRQSFGINVLGTLVVEIEAEDGTIGFAVTTGGEPAAFIVEKHLARFLEGRSPTDYEKIWDQMYFSTQYYGRKGLVVNAISGVDLALWDLLGKLRQEPVYHLLGGAVREELQFYATGARPDVAKELGFIGGKMPLHHGPAEGIEGLKKNIAELADMRAKCGPDFWLMWDCWMALDVDYATRLAIAAHDHGLKWIEEAISPDDYWGYQQLKRNVPKGMLVTTGEHEATRWGFRMLLEMDCCDIIQPDVGWCGGVTELLKISALADAHGKMVVPHGSSVYSYHFVITRHNSPFAEFLMMHPGPTEVVPMFHPQLIGEPVPENGRLKASVLDAPGFGVELNRDIAMHRPYTH, from the coding sequence GTGACCTTGCCGAAAATCAAGCATGTCCGGGCCTTCACCGTGCGCGGTGGCGGTGCCGATTATCATGACCAGGGCAAAGGCCACTGGATCGACGACCATATTGCGACGCCGATGTCGCGCTATCCCGAATATCGCCAGTCGCGCCAGAGCTTCGGCATCAACGTGCTGGGCACTTTGGTCGTTGAGATCGAGGCGGAAGATGGCACGATCGGCTTTGCCGTGACGACGGGCGGCGAACCGGCAGCGTTCATCGTCGAAAAGCATCTGGCCCGTTTTCTGGAAGGCCGCTCGCCTACCGACTATGAGAAAATCTGGGACCAGATGTATTTCTCGACCCAATATTATGGGCGCAAGGGTCTGGTCGTGAACGCCATTTCCGGTGTCGATCTGGCGCTGTGGGATTTGTTGGGCAAGTTGCGGCAAGAGCCGGTCTATCATCTGCTGGGCGGCGCGGTGCGCGAGGAATTGCAATTCTACGCCACCGGCGCGCGGCCCGATGTCGCCAAGGAACTGGGCTTCATCGGCGGCAAGATGCCGCTGCACCATGGCCCGGCCGAGGGGATCGAAGGCCTCAAGAAGAACATCGCCGAGCTGGCCGATATGCGCGCAAAATGCGGTCCCGACTTCTGGCTGATGTGGGATTGCTGGATGGCGCTCGACGTCGATTATGCCACGCGCCTAGCCATCGCCGCGCACGACCATGGCCTTAAATGGATCGAGGAAGCGATCAGCCCCGACGATTATTGGGGTTATCAGCAGTTGAAGCGCAACGTCCCCAAGGGGATGCTGGTGACGACCGGCGAGCATGAGGCGACCCGCTGGGGCTTCCGCATGTTGTTGGAAATGGATTGCTGCGACATCATCCAGCCCGATGTCGGCTGGTGCGGCGGCGTGACCGAATTGCTCAAGATCAGCGCCCTCGCCGATGCTCATGGCAAGATGGTCGTGCCGCACGGTTCCTCAGTCTATTCCTATCATTTCGTCATCACCCGCCACAATTCGCCCTTCGCCGAATTCCTGATGATGCATCCAGGACCAACCGAAGTGGTGCCGATGTTCCACCCACAGCTGATCGGCGAGCCAGTGCCCGAAAATGGTCGGCTCAAGGCCAGCGTGCTCGACGCGCCCGGCTTCGGCGTCGAACTGAACCGCGATATCGCGATGCACCGTCCCTATACTCACTAA
- a CDS encoding alpha/beta hydrolase, whose product MLGADQVWPLHGAATGAFTLEDNTTPPEQAVVTAVERPVLLGYAPYRPNGRAMLVLGGGGYVALMAGREGVQVARWLNRLGYYVFLLIHRFPDANNGPSAPLDDAHAAMALARASGLASEGLGVMGLSSGGHLTACLVADYPAKWGKAAPQRPDALVIGYAPISTNAMGRTVVADKPPLSPVEKQALYDALQPDAQLLPEPPPTFIVYAGNDPVVPVENAHRLHAALRDAGGSAELHIFADAPHGFALDTADMPVSIWPTLCEAWLRQVGFL is encoded by the coding sequence ATGCTGGGTGCTGATCAGGTCTGGCCGCTGCATGGCGCAGCAACAGGCGCCTTCACGCTGGAGGACAACACCACTCCGCCAGAGCAAGCCGTGGTCACGGCAGTCGAACGCCCCGTCCTGCTAGGCTATGCGCCCTATCGTCCCAATGGCCGAGCGATGCTGGTGCTGGGCGGGGGCGGCTATGTCGCGCTGATGGCGGGGCGGGAAGGGGTGCAGGTCGCGCGCTGGCTCAATCGGCTGGGCTATTATGTCTTCTTGTTGATCCATCGTTTTCCCGATGCGAACAATGGCCCGTCCGCCCCGCTCGACGACGCACATGCGGCGATGGCGCTGGCCCGCGCCAGCGGGCTTGCAAGCGAAGGGCTGGGTGTCATGGGCCTGTCGTCGGGCGGCCATCTCACTGCCTGCCTTGTCGCCGACTATCCGGCGAAATGGGGCAAAGCCGCTCCACAGCGGCCGGATGCTCTGGTCATCGGCTATGCTCCCATCTCGACCAATGCAATGGGCCGAACGGTCGTCGCCGATAAACCGCCATTGTCGCCGGTCGAAAAGCAGGCGCTCTACGATGCGCTGCAGCCCGACGCCCAACTGCTGCCCGAACCACCGCCGACCTTCATCGTCTATGCCGGCAATGACCCGGTGGTCCCGGTGGAGAATGCCCATCGCCTACATGCGGCATTGCGGGACGCTGGAGGATCAGCCGAACTCCATATCTTTGCCGATGCGCCGCACGGCTTTGCGCTCGACACGGCGGACATGCCGGTGTCGATCTGGCCAACGCTATGCGAAGCTTGGCTACGGCAGGTCGGGTTCCTGTAA
- a CDS encoding SDR family NAD(P)-dependent oxidoreductase yields MSVFAGRYEGRCAIVTGGASGLGKQVAARIVAEGGKVALWDVNADALAETKAEIGATHVVALDVSDQAAVEAAAKSSAEALGKVDVLVCSAGITGATATLWDYPLDSWRSVIDINLNGLFYCNRAVVPFMLDNGYGRIVNLASVAGKEGNPNASAYSASKAGVIGLTKSLGKELAGKGVIANALTPATFESPILAQLPQSQVDYMRSKIPMGRLGEVSESAAMVCFMASEECSFTTASTFDTSGGRTTF; encoded by the coding sequence ATGAGCGTCTTTGCTGGTCGTTATGAAGGACGCTGCGCTATCGTCACCGGCGGCGCGTCGGGCCTGGGCAAACAGGTCGCCGCGCGGATCGTAGCCGAAGGCGGTAAGGTTGCCTTGTGGGACGTGAACGCCGATGCGCTGGCGGAAACCAAAGCGGAGATCGGCGCGACCCATGTGGTCGCGCTCGATGTCTCCGATCAGGCGGCAGTGGAGGCGGCAGCCAAGTCCAGCGCGGAAGCACTGGGCAAAGTCGACGTGCTGGTTTGCTCTGCGGGCATTACCGGCGCGACCGCGACCCTATGGGATTATCCGCTCGACAGCTGGCGCAGCGTGATCGACATTAACCTGAACGGCCTTTTCTACTGCAACCGCGCAGTGGTGCCGTTCATGCTCGACAATGGCTATGGCCGCATCGTTAACTTGGCCTCGGTCGCGGGTAAGGAGGGCAATCCTAATGCCTCCGCTTATTCCGCAAGCAAGGCGGGCGTGATCGGGCTGACCAAGAGCTTGGGCAAGGAACTGGCGGGCAAGGGCGTGATCGCCAATGCCCTGACCCCCGCCACCTTCGAAAGTCCGATCCTCGCACAGCTGCCCCAGAGCCAGGTCGATTATATGCGCTCCAAGATCCCGATGGGGCGCCTGGGTGAAGTCAGCGAATCCGCCGCGATGGTCTGCTTCATGGCCAGCGAGGAATGCAGCTTCACCACCGCGTCGACCTTCGACACGTCGGGCGGTCGCACCACTTTCTGA
- a CDS encoding alpha/beta hydrolase — protein sequence MTPPIDRRTLLAGTLASATLATPAMAQSFPLPQGFERFPIWPGKAPGGERVTVQEVESLRRPDSGPDDGVFAHVVTPTLTLLRPAKPNGAAILLIPGGGYSRVAIGHEGYNIARRFAEAGYVCFSLLYRLPADGWAAGAEAPLQDAQRALRLIRALAPREKFDANRIGVMGFSAGGHLAAWLTSRTPQESYTPVDAADREPIRAAIAAYMYPVIQMESAFVHTGSRAQLLGPDPTAERKRAYSLDHDVSAETPPVFLAHALDDKAVPPENSLAMLAALRAKGIAAECHLFENGGHGFGLVAAPAAPAPWPDLFLNFARRHGL from the coding sequence ATGACACCGCCGATCGACCGCCGCACCCTCCTTGCCGGCACCCTCGCCTCCGCCACGCTAGCAACGCCTGCTATGGCGCAGAGCTTCCCTCTGCCCCAGGGGTTCGAACGGTTTCCGATCTGGCCCGGCAAAGCGCCGGGTGGCGAACGGGTCACGGTGCAGGAGGTCGAAAGCCTCCGTCGGCCCGATAGCGGCCCGGATGACGGCGTGTTCGCGCATGTGGTGACCCCGACACTCACCTTGCTGCGCCCCGCCAAGCCCAATGGCGCGGCGATCCTGCTCATCCCCGGCGGGGGCTATAGCCGCGTGGCGATCGGCCATGAAGGCTATAATATCGCCCGCCGGTTCGCGGAGGCGGGCTATGTCTGTTTCTCGCTGCTCTACCGCCTGCCCGCCGATGGCTGGGCGGCAGGCGCAGAGGCACCGTTGCAGGACGCCCAGCGCGCCCTGCGCCTGATCCGCGCATTGGCCCCGCGGGAGAAGTTCGACGCGAACCGGATCGGTGTGATGGGCTTTTCGGCGGGGGGGCATCTAGCGGCCTGGCTGACCAGTCGCACGCCCCAGGAAAGCTATACGCCGGTCGATGCCGCCGACCGCGAACCGATAAGGGCCGCAATTGCCGCCTATATGTATCCGGTGATCCAGATGGAGAGCGCGTTCGTCCATACCGGATCGCGCGCGCAATTGCTTGGCCCTGATCCAACGGCGGAACGGAAGCGCGCCTATTCGCTCGACCATGACGTGAGTGCAGAGACCCCGCCCGTCTTCCTCGCCCATGCGTTGGACGACAAGGCGGTGCCGCCTGAAAACAGCCTGGCCATGCTGGCTGCGTTGCGCGCCAAAGGCATAGCGGCGGAGTGCCATTTGTTCGAGAATGGCGGCCATGGCTTTGGCCTTGTCGCCGCGCCCGCAGCACCAGCGCCCTGGCCAGACCTGTTCCTGAATTTCGCGAGACGCCACGGCCTATGA
- the rhaT gene encoding L-rhamnose/proton symporter RhaT, with protein sequence MIGNPLLGVLFHWLGGLASASFYVPYRGVKRWNWEIFWLTGGIFSWVIAPWFFASVQTNDLMGVMAQVPGSVVGWCIFFGFLWGFGGLTYGLTMRYLGLSLGMAVVLGLCTVFGTLIPPIVDGSFMTQIAGTLHGQIVLLGLAVTVLGIIVVAMAGARKDAALSPEQKAAAVAEFDFKKGIAVAIFSGIMSSCFAFGLAAGEPVKALSAAAGTGPLWTGLPTLCIVMFGGLITNAVWCGWLIVKNKSAGQWLGAPDADGKRPALLPNVLLCALAGTAWYFQFFFYTMGESQMGRFGFSSWTLHMASIIIFGTCWGFAFREWKDAAPAVRRMVWSGVGLLVFATLIIGYGNRMAG encoded by the coding sequence ATGATCGGCAATCCACTGCTCGGCGTCTTGTTCCACTGGCTGGGGGGCCTTGCCTCGGCCAGCTTCTATGTCCCCTATCGCGGGGTGAAGCGCTGGAATTGGGAGATTTTCTGGCTGACCGGCGGCATCTTCTCCTGGGTCATCGCACCCTGGTTCTTCGCCTCGGTCCAGACCAACGATCTGATGGGCGTGATGGCGCAGGTGCCGGGCTCGGTCGTGGGCTGGTGCATATTTTTCGGCTTCCTATGGGGGTTTGGCGGGCTGACCTATGGCCTCACCATGCGTTATCTGGGCCTTTCGCTCGGCATGGCGGTGGTGCTGGGCCTTTGCACCGTGTTCGGCACGCTGATCCCGCCGATCGTCGATGGCAGCTTCATGACGCAGATCGCAGGCACGCTGCATGGGCAGATCGTGCTGCTGGGGCTGGCCGTGACCGTGCTGGGCATCATCGTCGTCGCCATGGCCGGCGCGCGCAAGGATGCCGCGCTCTCGCCTGAACAAAAGGCCGCCGCCGTTGCCGAGTTCGATTTCAAGAAAGGCATCGCCGTCGCCATCTTCTCCGGCATCATGTCCTCCTGCTTCGCCTTTGGCCTTGCGGCGGGCGAACCGGTCAAGGCGCTGTCGGCGGCTGCTGGGACGGGACCGCTCTGGACTGGCCTGCCGACGCTGTGCATCGTCATGTTCGGCGGCCTCATCACCAACGCGGTCTGGTGCGGGTGGCTGATCGTGAAAAACAAGTCTGCGGGCCAGTGGCTCGGCGCACCCGACGCAGATGGCAAGCGCCCCGCGCTGCTGCCCAATGTCCTGCTCTGTGCGCTGGCGGGCACGGCCTGGTATTTCCAATTCTTCTTCTACACCATGGGCGAAAGCCAGATGGGTCGCTTCGGCTTTTCCAGCTGGACCCTGCACATGGCGTCGATCATCATCTTCGGCACCTGCTGGGGCTTTGCCTTTCGCGAGTGGAAAGACGCCGCGCCGGCCGTTCGCCGCATGGTGTGGAGTGGCGTGGGCCTGCTGGTCTTCGCCACGCTGATCATCGGCTATGGCAACCGGATGGCGGGCTGA